In Streptomyces sp. NBC_01381, a genomic segment contains:
- a CDS encoding DUF1707 domain-containing protein, producing the protein MSEELPELRASDADRERVAEQLRDAMAEGRLDMTEFEERLDATYKARTYGELAPITRDLPSHPGRVSMVKRPVSDDPDAIDWAERMGGEATSTGGFAFWSGFTRKGGWTIGRTFTAFAMWGGGEIDLREARFATRDVEIRCYTIMGGLQVVVPPEMNVVVKGFGIMGGFDDNATGVGTPDSPRVLVKGFALMGGVGVDRKVRRQEKLRLKEEKLQMKERRRRERLERRDEWREMHERRRRERRELE; encoded by the coding sequence ATGAGTGAAGAACTCCCCGAACTCCGGGCATCCGACGCCGACCGCGAGCGGGTCGCCGAACAACTCCGGGACGCGATGGCCGAGGGCCGCCTCGACATGACGGAGTTCGAGGAGCGCCTCGACGCGACGTACAAGGCGCGTACATACGGCGAGTTGGCCCCCATCACCCGCGATCTCCCCTCGCACCCCGGCCGGGTGTCCATGGTGAAGCGGCCGGTGAGCGACGACCCCGACGCCATCGACTGGGCCGAGCGGATGGGTGGCGAGGCCACGTCGACCGGGGGCTTCGCCTTCTGGAGCGGCTTCACGCGCAAGGGCGGCTGGACGATCGGGCGGACGTTCACCGCGTTCGCGATGTGGGGCGGCGGCGAGATCGACCTGCGCGAGGCGCGGTTCGCGACGCGCGACGTCGAGATCCGCTGCTACACGATCATGGGCGGCCTGCAGGTCGTCGTCCCGCCGGAGATGAACGTCGTCGTCAAGGGCTTCGGCATCATGGGCGGCTTCGACGACAACGCGACGGGCGTGGGCACCCCCGACTCCCCGCGCGTCCTCGTCAAGGGCTTCGCCCTGATGGGCGGCGTCGGCGTGGACCGCAAGGTGCGCAGGCAGGAGAAGCTGCGGCTCAAGGAAGAGAAGCTGCAGATGAAGGAGCGGCGGCGCCGCGAGCGCCTGGAGCGCCGCGACGAGTGGCGCGAGATGCACGAGCGCAGGCGCAGGGAGCGCCGGGAGCTGGAGTGA
- a CDS encoding ABC transporter permease — MWIRSLMAYRMSFAMTALGNFAVTAFDFVAILLMFSQVDRLGGYSLAEIAFLYGTSCTAFGFADLAIGSVDRLGRRVRDGTLDTLLVRPAPVIAQVAADRFGLHRLGRVTQGASVLVYALVVLDIDWTALKVLMVPMMLLAGAGIFAAVFVAGAAFQFVAQDAAEVQSAFTYGGTTLLQYPPTVFAKELVRGVTFVLPLAFVNWLPALYVLGRPYPLDLPTWVAFTPPLVAAGSLALAGLAWRAGLRSYRSTGS; from the coding sequence ATGTGGATCCGCTCCCTGATGGCGTACCGGATGTCCTTCGCGATGACGGCGCTCGGCAACTTCGCGGTGACCGCGTTCGACTTCGTGGCGATCCTGCTGATGTTCTCGCAGGTGGACCGGCTCGGCGGCTATTCGCTCGCCGAGATCGCTTTCTTGTACGGCACGTCGTGCACGGCCTTCGGCTTCGCGGATCTCGCGATCGGGTCCGTGGACCGTCTCGGCAGGCGGGTCCGTGACGGGACGCTCGACACGCTCCTGGTGCGCCCTGCGCCGGTCATCGCGCAGGTCGCCGCCGACCGCTTCGGGCTGCACCGGCTGGGGCGGGTCACCCAGGGGGCGTCGGTCCTCGTGTACGCGCTGGTGGTGCTGGACATCGACTGGACCGCGCTGAAGGTCCTGATGGTGCCGATGATGCTGCTCGCCGGTGCGGGGATCTTCGCCGCGGTGTTCGTGGCGGGCGCGGCCTTCCAGTTCGTGGCGCAGGACGCCGCCGAGGTGCAGAGTGCCTTTACGTACGGCGGCACCACGCTGCTGCAGTATCCGCCGACCGTCTTCGCCAAGGAGCTGGTGCGGGGCGTCACCTTCGTGCTGCCGCTCGCCTTTGTGAACTGGCTGCCCGCGCTGTACGTCCTGGGGCGGCCCTATCCGCTGGACCTGCCGACGTGGGTGGCGTTCACGCCGCCGCTGGTGGCCGCGGGATCTCTTGCCCTGGCCGGTCTCGCCTGGCGCGCGGGCCTTCGTTCGTACCGCAGCACAGGGAGCTGA
- a CDS encoding ATP-binding cassette domain-containing protein: protein MEADLIELDGVEKVFDVRKKSGFLRRAKHEVRAVDGISFTVPRGEMVGYIGPNGAGKSTTIKMLTGILTPSGGRLRVAGIDPSRERTRLAQRIGVVFGQRTTLWWDLPLIDSYRLMHRMYRIPDARYKENLDRCVELLELDVLLDVPVRQLSLGQRMRGDIAAALLHDPEVLYLDEPTIGLDVISKAKVREFLRDLNAESGTTVLLTTHDLTDIEQLCKRVMVIDHGRLMYDGALAGLHEVGESERTLVVDLERELPPIEVDGARVVKVEGPRQWLAFPAAESAAPLVARIAAEYPMADLSVREPDIEAVIAKMYAEKVTS from the coding sequence GTGGAAGCAGACCTCATTGAGCTCGACGGCGTCGAGAAGGTCTTCGACGTACGCAAGAAGTCCGGTTTCCTGCGGCGTGCGAAGCACGAGGTGCGTGCCGTGGACGGCATCTCCTTCACCGTGCCGCGCGGCGAGATGGTCGGCTACATCGGGCCGAACGGCGCGGGCAAGTCGACGACGATCAAGATGCTGACGGGGATTCTGACGCCGAGCGGCGGTCGGCTGCGTGTCGCGGGCATCGACCCGTCCCGTGAGCGGACGCGCCTGGCCCAGCGCATCGGGGTGGTCTTCGGGCAGCGTACGACGCTGTGGTGGGACCTGCCGCTGATCGACTCGTACCGTCTGATGCACCGGATGTACCGGATCCCGGACGCCCGCTACAAGGAAAACCTGGACCGGTGCGTCGAACTCCTCGAACTCGACGTCCTGTTGGACGTCCCGGTGCGTCAACTCTCGCTCGGTCAGCGGATGCGCGGCGACATCGCGGCGGCGCTCCTTCACGATCCGGAGGTCCTGTACCTGGACGAGCCGACGATCGGCCTGGATGTCATCAGCAAGGCCAAAGTCCGGGAGTTCCTGCGGGACTTGAACGCCGAGTCGGGCACGACGGTCCTGCTGACCACGCACGACCTGACCGACATCGAGCAGCTCTGCAAGCGCGTGATGGTCATCGACCACGGGCGTCTGATGTACGACGGTGCCCTCGCGGGGCTGCACGAGGTGGGGGAGAGCGAGCGCACCCTGGTCGTGGACCTGGAGCGGGAGCTTCCGCCCATCGAGGTCGACGGGGCGCGTGTGGTGAAGGTGGAGGGGCCGCGGCAGTGGCTCGCCTTCCCGGCGGCGGAGTCGGCGGCTCCGCTTGTCGCGCGGATCGCGGCCGAGTATCCGATGGCCGACCTCTCGGTCAGGGAGCCCGACATCGAGGCGGTCATCGCCAAGATGTACGCGGAGAAGGTGACTTCGTAG
- a CDS encoding DUF445 domain-containing protein, protein MYSPADEEKRRGVRRMKITATGLLVFVALVYVLAKWAQNSGAGAWAGYVAAAAEAGMVGALADWFAVTALFRHPLGLPIPHTAIIPNKKDQLGASLGDFVGENFLSSDVVRDRLRAVGIGGRLGSWLAEPAHADRVTAELATALRGALTVLRDSDVQAVVGEAITRRADAQEIAPGIGKMLEKVVADGGHKRVVDLVCVRAHDWLVEHDESVMDAVQGGAPGWTPRFVDKKVGERVYKELLRFLAEMRDMPEHPARGAVDRFLADFAADLQSDSDTRERVERLKREVLGRGEVQDLIASAWAAVRQMIVAAAEDERSELRLRVRAALLSLGARMSTDARLQEKVDGWVEGAAVYVVTTYQNEITSLITDTVAGWDAEHTSKKIEAHIGRDLQFIRINGTVVGSLAGLVIYAVSRGVGA, encoded by the coding sequence ATGTACAGCCCCGCCGACGAGGAGAAGCGGCGCGGCGTCCGCCGGATGAAGATCACCGCCACGGGCCTCCTCGTCTTCGTCGCACTCGTCTACGTCCTGGCGAAATGGGCGCAGAACTCGGGCGCCGGAGCCTGGGCGGGCTATGTCGCCGCGGCCGCAGAGGCGGGCATGGTCGGCGCGCTCGCCGACTGGTTCGCCGTGACCGCGCTCTTCCGTCACCCGCTGGGCCTGCCCATTCCGCACACGGCCATCATCCCGAACAAGAAGGACCAACTGGGCGCATCGCTCGGTGACTTCGTGGGCGAGAACTTCCTCTCGTCCGATGTCGTACGCGATCGACTGCGCGCCGTCGGCATCGGCGGCCGCCTCGGCAGCTGGCTGGCCGAGCCCGCGCACGCCGACCGAGTGACGGCCGAACTGGCGACGGCGCTGCGCGGAGCCTTGACGGTCCTGCGCGACTCCGACGTCCAGGCGGTCGTCGGCGAGGCCATCACGCGCCGTGCCGACGCCCAGGAGATCGCGCCCGGCATCGGCAAAATGCTGGAGAAGGTGGTCGCGGACGGCGGCCACAAACGCGTCGTGGACCTGGTCTGCGTACGCGCCCACGACTGGCTGGTGGAGCACGACGAGTCGGTCATGGACGCGGTGCAGGGCGGCGCCCCCGGCTGGACCCCGCGGTTCGTCGACAAGAAGGTCGGCGAGCGCGTCTACAAGGAACTGCTCCGCTTCCTCGCCGAGATGCGGGACATGCCGGAGCACCCGGCGCGCGGCGCCGTCGACCGCTTCCTCGCCGACTTCGCCGCCGACCTCCAGTCCGACTCCGACACCCGCGAACGCGTCGAACGCCTCAAGCGCGAGGTGCTCGGCCGCGGCGAGGTACAGGACCTGATCGCGTCGGCCTGGGCCGCGGTACGCCAGATGATCGTGGCCGCGGCGGAGGACGAACGCAGCGAGCTGCGCCTACGGGTGCGGGCGGCCCTGCTGTCGCTGGGCGCGCGGATGTCGACGGACGCGCGACTCCAGGAGAAGGTCGACGGCTGGGTCGAGGGCGCGGCGGTGTACGTCGTCACGACGTACCAGAACGAGATCACGTCCCTGATCACGGACACGGTGGCGGGCTGGGACGCGGAGCACACGTCGAAGAAGATCGAGGCGCATATTGGGCGTGACCTGCAGTTCATTCGGATCAACGGCACGGTGGTGGGGTCGTTGGCGGGGTTGGTGATTTATGCGGTTTCGCGGGGGGTGGGGGCGTGA
- a CDS encoding ABC-2 family transporter protein yields the protein MRVRTGRFRLYAAVARGGFRRYATYRIATLAGVFTNTVFGLILAYTYIALWDERPGLGGYDQSQALTFVWLGQAMLTVMALMGGGFEGELIERIRTGDIAIDLYRPADLQAWWLASDLGRALFQLLGRGVVPMVVGALVFDLALPTDALRWLAFLVAVLLGMVVSFAIRFLVALSAFWLMDGAGVSQMALLAGTFFSGMLLPLNVFPGALGEFARALPWSALLQVPADVFLGKHTGVGLLATYAFQIGWAAALLTAGRLLQAVATRRVVVQGG from the coding sequence ATGCGTGTGCGTACAGGACGGTTCCGCTTGTACGCGGCCGTCGCCCGGGGAGGGTTCAGGCGGTACGCCACCTACCGGATCGCGACCCTGGCCGGGGTCTTCACGAATACCGTCTTCGGGCTGATCCTCGCGTACACCTACATCGCCCTTTGGGATGAACGGCCGGGGCTCGGCGGCTACGACCAGTCGCAGGCCCTGACGTTCGTGTGGCTGGGGCAGGCGATGCTCACGGTGATGGCGTTGATGGGCGGCGGTTTCGAGGGCGAGCTGATCGAGCGGATCCGTACCGGGGACATCGCGATCGATCTGTACCGGCCGGCCGACCTGCAGGCCTGGTGGCTGGCGAGCGATCTGGGCCGGGCGCTGTTCCAGCTGCTTGGGCGGGGTGTCGTGCCGATGGTGGTCGGCGCGCTCGTCTTCGACCTTGCGCTGCCCACGGATGCGCTGCGCTGGCTTGCGTTCCTGGTGGCGGTCCTGCTGGGCATGGTGGTCAGCTTCGCGATCCGGTTCCTGGTGGCGCTCTCCGCGTTCTGGCTGATGGACGGTGCGGGCGTGTCCCAGATGGCGCTGCTCGCGGGCACCTTCTTCTCGGGGATGCTGCTTCCGCTGAACGTCTTCCCGGGCGCGCTCGGCGAGTTCGCCCGTGCGCTGCCCTGGTCGGCGCTGCTCCAGGTGCCCGCCGACGTGTTCCTCGGCAAGCACACGGGCGTCGGCCTCCTTGCGACGTACGCCTTCCAGATCGGCTGGGCGGCGGCGCTGCTCACGGCCGGGCGGCTGCTGCAGGCCGTGGCGACGCGGCGGGTGGTGGTCCAGGGTGGCTGA
- a CDS encoding SGNH/GDSL hydrolase family protein, which produces MTKRHGYALLAAVLAVIVVISAAIYVGVSRTDDGSQDTISTGPRSPRNSAAPASAGTWVGTWAASPAAAEPNTHRRGFAGRTIRNVVHTSVGGDSARITLSNLYGRQPLSITHASIAIAAGSNNPAVAPDTLRRLNFNGNTSVVIPAGEQVMSDAVRLRVPHDGDLLVTTFSPTPSGPVTFHPHARQVSFVADGDRTEDPNGQAFAQQSTSWRYLSAVDVLSNTSDGTVVVFGDSLTDGISSTMGANARWTDVLADRLRDESGAPRYGVVNEGISGNRVLSDGNGTPADNPSGLSRFDRDVLNRTGVKAVVIALGVNDILRNPHQNDPDRIVEGLRELTRQAHTRGLRVVGATLMPFGGHRGYETELENVRQAVNKEIREGKVFDEFVDFDKALRDPYDPRKLRGQYDSGDHLHPSDAGYRKMAETFNLVHLKGSAAAEL; this is translated from the coding sequence ATGACCAAGCGTCACGGTTATGCCCTGCTTGCCGCGGTCCTCGCGGTGATAGTGGTGATTTCTGCCGCCATATACGTCGGTGTGTCGCGCACCGACGACGGTTCGCAGGACACCATCAGCACGGGTCCGCGCTCTCCGCGCAACTCCGCGGCGCCTGCCTCCGCGGGCACCTGGGTCGGCACCTGGGCGGCGTCCCCCGCGGCCGCCGAACCGAACACGCATCGGCGCGGTTTCGCGGGCCGCACGATCCGTAACGTCGTGCACACCAGCGTCGGCGGCGACAGCGCCCGCATCACCCTGTCGAACCTGTACGGCCGCCAGCCGCTGAGCATCACGCACGCCTCGATCGCCATCGCCGCCGGGTCGAACAACCCGGCCGTGGCGCCGGACACACTGCGCCGCCTGAACTTCAACGGCAACACGTCGGTGGTGATCCCCGCGGGTGAGCAGGTGATGAGCGACGCGGTCCGGCTGCGGGTGCCGCACGACGGTGATCTGCTGGTCACGACGTTCTCGCCGACCCCGTCGGGCCCGGTCACCTTCCACCCGCACGCCCGCCAGGTCAGCTTCGTCGCCGACGGCGACCGTACGGAGGACCCGAACGGCCAGGCGTTCGCCCAGCAGAGCACCTCGTGGCGCTATCTGTCGGCCGTGGACGTCCTGAGCAACACGTCGGACGGCACCGTCGTCGTCTTCGGCGACTCGCTCACCGACGGCATCTCCTCCACCATGGGCGCCAACGCCCGCTGGACCGACGTGCTCGCCGACCGGCTGCGCGACGAGTCGGGCGCCCCGCGCTACGGCGTCGTGAACGAGGGCATCAGCGGCAACCGCGTCCTCTCGGACGGCAACGGCACCCCCGCCGACAACCCGAGCGGCCTCTCCCGCTTCGACCGGGACGTACTGAACCGAACGGGTGTCAAGGCCGTCGTGATCGCGCTCGGCGTCAACGACATCCTGCGCAACCCGCACCAGAACGACCCCGACCGGATCGTCGAGGGCCTGCGCGAGCTGACCCGGCAGGCGCACACCCGCGGGCTGCGGGTCGTCGGGGCCACGCTCATGCCGTTCGGCGGGCACCGGGGGTACGAGACGGAGCTGGAGAACGTGCGGCAGGCCGTGAACAAGGAGATCCGGGAGGGCAAGGTCTTCGACGAGTTCGTCGACTTCGACAAGGCCCTGCGGGATCCGTACGACCCCCGCAAGCTGCGCGGCCAGTACGACTCGGGCGATCACCTGCACCCCAGCGACGCCGGCTACCGCAAGATGGCCGAGACGTTCAACCTGGTGCACCTGAAGGGGTCCGCGGCCGCCGAGCTGTAG